The Mycolicibacterium aichiense region CCAGTACCTCGGACTCTGCCTGGAGTTCAACGGCCGGTACGCGACGGCACTCACGCCCCATGAAGCGATCGAGCGTGTCGAGAAGTTGATCGCCCGGGAACTCGACGAACTGGCTGAGATCGGCATGGACCCATCGGAGTCCTTGACCGACCACCGTTACAGCGGCAAGTTCGCAGTACGCACCTCGCCCGCGCTGCACGAACGACTGGTGGTCGAGGCCGCCGAGCAGGGAATCTCGTTGAACCAGTGGGTGAGTTATAAACTCGCCGGCCGCCCCGCGCCATCGCTCGACGACCTGTTCGGCTGACCGAAAATCGTTGGACGTGACGCAGACCGGTCAGCGACCATCGAAGGCATGAGTACGCACTACGACATCGAGCCGGTGAAACCCACCGGCCGCTGGCGTGTGCTCGCCCCCTTCCGGTACCGCGAATTCCGGCTGCTCATCTCGGCGATGTCGATCTCGCTGTTCGCCGAAGGTATGTGGACTGTCGTGATGGCGCTGCAGGTCATCGCCCTCGCCGACGACCCTGCCGCGCTGTCTCTGGTCGCGGCCTGCCTTGCCGTCGGCATGCTGGCCTTCATCCTCGTCGGCGGCATCGTCGCCGACCGGGTATCGCAGCGCGCCATCATCATCGCCGTCGAGGTCACCAACCTCGCCGCCACCGGCGCCGTCGCCATCCTCGGCATGCTCGGCGAGCTGCAACTGTGGCACATGGCAACTGCGGCAGCGGTTCTCGGCATCGGTGCCGCGTTCTTTTTCCCGGCCTACAGCGCCTACCTACCGCGCATCCTGCCTGCCGAGCAGCTGCTGGCGGCCAACGGTGTCGAAGGCGCGATCCGGCCCACCCTGCAGCAGGCCGTCGGCCCGGCGGTGGCCGGCGTGCTGATCGGGATCACCTTCCCCGCTCTCGGCTCGGTCACGGTGGCCGTGCTCTTCGCAATCGCGCTGACGCTGCTGGTGTCCATGCGCCCGGGTCACGGCTCACACATCGTGATGACCGTCGAGCGCGAAAAGCCGCATGCGCTCACCGATCTCAGGGAGGGCCTTCGGTTCGTCCTGCACACCCGATGGTTGCGCTGGACGCTGCTGTTCGCCTGCACCTGGGTGTTCTTGGCGATGGGCCCGATCGAAGTACTGCTTCCGTTCATCGCCCACAACCGGTTCGCCCACGGCGAGCAGGTATACGGCCTGATGCTCGCCTCGTTCGGACTAGGCAGTGCGCTGGGCGCGCTGGCGGTGTCCTCGCGGCGGCTGCCGCGGCGCTACCTCACGGTGATGATGACGATGTGGGGCGCGGGCTCCCTTCCGCTGGTGCTCGTCGGTGCGACGTCGTCGTTGCCGGTGATGGTGATCGCGCTGTTCGTCGTAGGCCTCACCGACGGCGCGGGCATGGTCATCTGGGGCACGCTGCTGCAGCGCCGGGTGCCGCCGGAGATGCTGGGCCGGGTGTCGAGTCTGGACTTCTTCGTCTCGCTCGCGTTCATGCCGGTATCGATGGCGGTCGCGGGACCGCTGTCGAAAGTGGTTCCGGTGGAACTCATTTTTGCGGTGACCGGTATCGCGCCGGTGCTACTGGCCGCGGTCGCGCTCGTCGCGGCGCGGATGCCGCGCGACGAGATCGCCCACCCGCTGCGTTAGGCCGGTCGACGATGCGGGGAGGGACGACCCGATGAGGAGCCGGCCAATCCCGCCTAGTGCCAGATGCCGAACATCGGCGGCAGTGCCAGCACCATGATCAGACCCCACACCACGTGGGTCAGCACGGGTGCCAGCACTCCGCCGGTGGCTCGGCGTTCCAGGGCGCACACCGTGCCGAGGATGATCGCGGCGAAGCCGAGCATCCAGTTGCCGCTGGCACACGTGGCGATGGTGTAGAGCACCGTCGAGATCACCACCGGATGGAATCCACCCAGTGCGGTGTACAGCGCGCCGCGGAAGAACATCTCCTCGGCCAAGCCGTTCACCAGGGTGATGACCACGATCAGCAGCAGGCTGCCGTGATTGGCGTACTCCAGAACGCGGGTGATGGCTGCGGCCACCGGCGGGATCTCACGGGTCACCAGACCGCCGAGCACAAAGACTCCACCCAGCAGCAATCCGATCGCGAGCCCGGTGATGACCGGACGCTGATTTCGCCCGCGCCAGCGGATGCACCCCAGGTGCACCGGGCCGGACGCCCGCGCGCCGAACGCCCACGTCGCCGCCAGCGCCATCGTCAGCCAGTAGAACGCCGCGTCACCGGGCCTGCGGGTCAGCGACAAGCCGAGAAGTGCCGCACCCAGGACCAGCACCACACACACCGCGATGCGCCGCCGGCGGATCGCCGACGGCCACTCCTGGTGCGGTACAGCAACATTGGATGCCACCGACCGAAGCTCAGCCAGCATCGTCATAACAAACGGACTTTCGCCAGCAACAGGTCCAGGCCGGTCCGCAGCACTCCGGCCAGTGGGCCGGGCACCGAGTTCAGCAGCCGCAACGCGGGCCGCGCCACCCCGGGAGTCACCGTGGCGGCCATCCGTCGCAGTCGCAGCGCATCGCCGCCGGCCCACATCGGATCACTGTCGGCGAGATGATGCGGGTCGGCCAGTCGGTCGACCGGGCATGGCGGCGGGCTGGCCACCGCTGCGGCGACGGCGTCTTCGATGGTGGTGAGTCCACCGGGCGGGTCCGCGACATGGTCACGTAGGACAGTGTCGGAGGCCGTCATCGGATGGTCCAGCGATTCGATGAGATCGGCGGCCAACCCGCTGGGCACCGGTACCGCGGCGCCGGCCACCCGGCCGACCACCGCCTGCGGCACGATATCGCCTACCGGCAGCCCGGCCCGCAGTTCACCCGCTGCGTCGATGTAGGTCTGCAACAGTTCGCCGTACGTCACCACGTCGGGCCCGACGATGTCGTACGACCCGGCAGGAACCACCGCCGGATCGGCCGCGGCAAGCAGGTAGTAGAGCACGTCGCTGATCGATATCGGCTCGATGTCGTGGTCGGCCCACGGCGGCAACGGAATCACCCAGAACCGGTCGCCGACGTAGCGGACCATCTCGAACGACGTCGAGCCCGCGCCGATGATCACCGCCGCGCCGAGCCAGACCAGTTCGGCGCCGCCCTCGACGGCAAGGGCCGCGGCGACCTCGGCGCGGCCGGCCAAATGCTCGGACAGCGTGTCGTCCGCGGGCACGAAGCCGCCGAGGTACACGATGCGCCCCACGCCGGCAGCAGCCGCGGCCTTGCCCACGTTCGCCGCGCCTGCATTGTCGCGCTCACGGAAGCCGGGCTGGCCGATGGCGTGCACCAAGTAGTAAAGGACGTCGATATGCCCGGAGACGGCGAGCGCCGTCTCGACGGAGGTCGGATCGTCGGCGTCGAAGACGACCGCCGTCACCCGGTCACACCACCCGAACCGGCCCAGTTTCTCCGGGTTGCGGGTCGCGGCGACGACCTCGTGACCGTCGTCGAGGAGCCGGGCCACCAGCCGGGAACCGACGTATCCGGTGGCACCGGTGACCAAGATCCGCATCGACTTCACGCTAGGACATATCGGCAGTCTTGCCCTGCCGCAAACCTGACCATTGTGTGAGATCGATCCCGCCGGCGGTTAGGCGGAGTCGTGGTGCAGGTCGATGAGGTGTTCGTAGACCGCGGCGTTCATCCGATTGCCGTCCAGTTCGGCGTCGGACAGCTCGCGGCGGACTTTGGCGGGAACACCGGCCACCAGGGATCGCGGCGGCACCATCATGCCCTGCGGCACCACCGCGCCGGCGGCGACGATCGATCCCGCGCCGATCACGGCACCGTTGAGCACTATCGACCCCATCCCGACCAGCGAACCGTCCTCGACCGTGCAGCCGTGCAGCACGGCGTTGTGCCCGACCGTCACGCCCGCACCGATCTTCACCGGGAAGCCCGGGTCGACGTGCACGGTGGAGCCGTCCTGGATGTTGCTGCCCTCGCCGACGTCGATCCATTCGGCCTCGGCGCGCAACGTCGCCGAATACCAGACGCTGGCCCGCGCGGCGAGCCGCACCTGGCCGATCACCGCCGCGTTGGGTGCGACCCAGGATTCGGCGTGCAGTTCGGGGCTGTGCCCGCCGACGGACATGATCAATGGTTCGGCCATGGCCGACATCGTAGGCAGACGTGGTCAGGAGCCCTGCGCCGGGCAGCGCTCTGAACTGCAGCTTCACCAGCCGTTTTGAGACTGAAGCTTTGCTGCCAGTACGATTCCCCGGGGCGCAGCGGTAACGGGGACCCGCATTTCGCCGACTCCACTAGAGACTCAAAAGGAGCCGAAGTGAGCATTCGTACCAAGTCCCTTGGCGTCGCCGCAGGGTTGGCCGCCATCGCCATCGCGATCCCCACGGCCGTCCAGGCCTACGCCGATCCGACGACAGACACCACCACCCCGGCGGCACCGACCACCACGCAGATCCCGGTCCCCAGCATGAGCCAACTGCCCGACCCGCAGGGCTCGGGCTGCGACGCGTACAAGAACCGCATTCCCAGCGGCTCCGGCTCCTTCACGAACATGGGCAACCAGAACGCGACCGCGGCGATCGCCGCCAACCCGGATCTGAGCACCTTCAGCGCGGCCATCTCCGGCGGATTCAACCCGGCGGTCAACATCGTCAGTGTCATCGACGGTGGCCCCTACGTGGTGTTCGCGCCGACCAACGACGCCTTCGCCAAGCTCGACGAGGCCACCCTCGCGCAGCTCAAGAGTGACCCGGCCGCGCTGACGTCCACCCTGTACTACCACCTGGTGCTCGGCTACCTGGGTCCCGACGATCTGCACGGCAAGATGCCCACGCAGCAGGGCAGCCCGATCAACGTGACCGGCAAGGGCGGCGACATCAAGGTCAACGACACCGCGAAGTTGGTGTGCGGCTACACGGCTCGGGGCGCGTACATCTACATGATCGACACCGTGCTCAGCCCGGCCGATGCCCCGGAGCCGAACACCTCGACCAGCACCACGAGCACGACGCCGACCACGACGTCTTCGCCTGCCGAGTCGACGTCGGCCACTCCGACGACGACCAAGCCCGCGACGGCCTAACTAGGTCAGCGCGCCTTCCAGACCGGTGGGCGCTTCTCGGCGAAGGCCAGCGGCCCTTCCTTGGCGTCCTCGGACTTCATCAGCGGGCCGATCTCGCGCATGGTGCGAGTCCAGCCTGCCTCGTCCGCGGTGATCACGCCGTCGTCGACACCGACCGCGACGCGCTTGCTGGCCTGAACCGCCAGCGGCGCGTTGACGGTGATGCGTTGCGCCAGAGCCAAAGCCGCGTCGACGACGGTGCCATCGGGCACGACGTCGTTGATCAGGCCCCACTTGAGTGCCTCGGCCGAGGTGATCGGTTCGCCGGTGAACAGCAGCTGCATGGCCACCTTGCGCGGCAGTTGCTCGACGATCCGGAACACGCCACCTGCCGCGGCGACCAGGCCGCGCTTGACTTCCGGCAACCCGAACTTGGCGCTCTCCTCGGCGATCACCAGATCGCTGGCCAGTGCCAGCTCGGTCCCGCCGCCCAGGGCGGTGCCGTTGACCGCGGCGATCGTCGGCTTGTCGATGAAGTGGCGGACGTACCCGGCGAAACCCCACTCCGGGTGTTCCGGGTGAAAGAGGTTCTCCCGCTTGTAGATTGCCTTCAGATCGGCCCCAGCGCAGAACGATTTGTCGCCGGAACCGGTGATCACCACCGCCCAGACGTCAGCGTCGTCCTGGGCCTGCTGGAGCAGATCGCCGACGGCGGTGCTGACCGCGCCGTTGACCGCGTTGCGCGCCTCCGGCCGGTTGATGGTGATGAGCAGGACGTTGCCCCGCCGCTCTCCGAGAGCGGCGGGGGCGTGCACGTCGGTCACTACAGCAGCTCGAGGATGGTGGCGTTGGCCTGGCCGCCGCCTTCGCACATGGTCTGCAGACCGTAGCGAATTCCGTTGTCGCGCATGTGGTAGAGCAGCGTGGTCATCAGACGGGCACCGGAGCCACCGAGCGGGTGGCCCAGGGCGATCGCGCCGCCGTTGGGGTTGAGCTTCTTCTCGTCGGCGCCGATCTCCTTGAGCCAGGCCATCGGAACCGGCGCGAACGCCTCGTTGACCTCGAAGGCGCCGATGTCGTCCACGCTCAGGCCCGACTTGGCGAGTGCCTTCTGGGTGGCCGGGATCGGGCCGCTCAGCATCATCACCGGATCCGAGCCGGCCAGCGTCGCGGTGTGGACACGGGCGATCGGCTTGAGGCCCAACGACTTTGCCTTCTCCGCAGACATGAACAGCAGCGCTGCCGAGCCGTCGGAGATCTGCGAGGAGTTGCCCGCGTGGATCACGCCGTCCTCGGAGAACGCCGGCTTGAGCTGGCCCATCTTCTCCAGGGTGGTGCCGCGGCGGATGCCCTCATCCTTGAGCACCATGTTGCCGTCGGCATCCTTGATGCCCACGATCTGGTCCTCGAAGGCGCCGGAGTCCTGTGCGGCAGCAGCCTTTTCGTGCGAGTCCAGGGAGAACTGGTCGAGGTCGGTGCGGCTCAGGCCCCACTTGGTGGCCATCATCTCCGCGCCGATGCCCTGGTTGGGGGTGCGGTCGTAGCGACCCTTGAATCCGGCCGAGTAGGGGTTGCCGCCGTTGGCCAGCGAGGCACCCATCGGGGTGCGCGACATCGACTCGACACCACCTGCGACGACGACGTCGTAGTGGCCGGCCACCACACCGGCGGCGGCGAAGTGCACCGACTGCTGGCTGGAGCCGCACTGGCGGTCGACGGTGACGCCGGGAACCGATTCGGGCCAGCCTGCGGTCAGCACCGCGGTACGCGCGATGTCGAGGGCCTGCTCACCGGCCTGCATGACACAGCCCCAGATGACGTCGTCGACGATCTCGGGGTCGATACCGGCGCGCTGCGCCAGACCGTTGAGCACCTGGGCCGACAGCTCGGCGGGGTGCACACCGGACAGACCACCGTTGCGCTTCCCGACTGGTGAACGTACAGCTTCGACAATTACCGCTTCAGCCATCGGCTTTCTCCTTTACGACGGGGTGATCTCTGGATCAAAACACACGCCGTTTGACGACCGTCAAGCGGGTCAACCAACCGTTCGGTCAGTCGCGTCCCGACGTGACGTGCACCGGCAGTGTGTCGTCCCACGGCTGACGGTTCACCATGTCGGCGACGTTGACGTATCCGGTCTCGAACTCCCCGGTGGCGGCGTCCACGAGCCGGTACTCCTGCCGCTGCCGGTGCAGTGGCTGGCCGTCGAGCAGCACCACGCGCACCTCCCCGGGCTCGAAGTGACAGCGTTTCTGCATCGCCGCGATCAGCTGTTCGTTGTGCATGTGCCCGTCGCCGAAGTTCCAGCCGATCGCCATGCTGCAGATGCGTTCGCCGTCGGTGATCGAGTAGTCCTCTTCATTGCCCCCCGCCATCGCGCGGTGAGCGAGGGTGAACAACGCCTTGCCGTGGGTGTTGAACGCGCGGAACGCGTACCCCATGAACAGCGGGATCTGCGCGGCTTCCTTACTCCCGTAGAACTTTTCGAGCTGCGCGGCCGGCATGTTGGCAATCGTCACCAGGTTCTGCTCGATCTTCGCCTCGGCCGAGGGCTTCACGCACCACAGTGTGGTATCCCAGTTGCCTGCGTAGTAGCGCATGCCGGGCAGGAAGGACACCTTGCGCGGCACCGTATTTCCGAGGAAGACCGTGGTGGCCAGCGCCAGGAACAGCAGGATCGGCCACGGCGAGGTGATGTCGGTGATACCGATCTGGGCGTGCGCGACGAACAGCGACAGCACCGAGAACATCATGAAGACGTTCCACTCCAGCGGCACGCCCATGGGAATGGCCGACAGGATGCCGAAATGGAAGCACAGCATCACGATCGCGGCGATGGTGGTCGGCCAGCCGCCGTGGGAGAAGAACAGCACCAACGGGATGCCCATCTCGATGGCGGTGCTGATGTGGGCCAGCGTGTGCGACATCGGGCCGGGCCGAAGGTCTTCGGGGAACTTCTTGAAGAACATCCGCTTGAGGAACCGTGGCCGGACCACCGGGCTGTTGGACATCATCGTGGAGATGACGAACGGGAAGTGCCGGGTCAGCTTGGACGTCGCGGCACCGATCCAGATCGCCATACACACCAGCTTGGCGGCGATGATGATGTCGACACCGCTGAACAGGAAGGCCACCGCGAACGCGCCGTAGACCTCGCCGCGGGCGGCCAGGAAGATCACCTTGTCGCGCAGACCGGCCAGCGCCAGCAGCGCCACGACGGTCGCGATCTGCCAGGTCGGCAGCAGGCCCACCTCTGTGCCGAGCTCCGGGATGGGCCCGGTGCCGTCGGAGAACAGCGCAACAACGAGCATCACGATCAATGCCCCGTAGAGCACGATGTCGACGGGACCGCGGTTGTCGCCCTTGGTGAACGGCACCACCTTCGGCCACGGTGGCAGCCGGATCGTGTTGGGGCGCAACCAATAGATGATCGATCCCATCGGCGGCCAGAACCGGTTGTTCAGCGGGCCGAAGCCGCAACCGAGCCCGACGACCTCGAAGAGCATCGTGTAGAGCACGGCCTTCTCGTAGACGATCGGCTCCGACCACCACGACCCGATGTCGGTGAGTCCGCCGATGCCCGCGGTGGCCAAACCGAACAGCGCCCCGACGAAGACGTAGAGCAGGATCTTGATGACGTAGAACAGGTGCAGGGCGACCGGCGTTCCGAAGCCCACCTCGGCCCAGTGCCGTGCCATCGGTTTGATCTTCTCCGCGCGCGTGCCCTTGCTCCACGTCTCGAAGTCGATGACGGGCACTTCCTGCTTCAGAAATCCCATGGCAAAAAGACTAGAACGTGTTCTAGTCGGACGGGTGCGAATTCCCGCGCCGCGGGACTGCGCCGGTCAGGACTTGGCGGGCGGGCGGTAGAAGATGGCCAGCTGACCGATACCGCCGGCCAGGCCGAGCACCAGCGCGATCAGCAGGCCGCACCACCCGTGCAGCCACGGGTAGACGCTGGTGCCCTTGAACAACAGGTAGTCCAGGCTGTACTTGCCCGCGCCGGTCGCGGCGATCGCGACGGCTGCCGCCGCCAGCACCAGGTTGTACTCCCAGCCCTCCTTGACGATGAAGAAGCCGTTGTGCCGGTGCACCGTCCAGGCCGCGACGAGCATGAGTGCGACGAAGCCCGCGGCCGGGATCGGCGTCAGCAAGCCCAGCGCCAGCCCGATCCCCGCCGCCATCTCGGTACTGGCCGCCACCCGCGCATGAAAGGTGCCGGGCTTCATGCCGATGCTCTCGAACCAGCCTGCGGTCCCCTTGATCCGGCCGCCACCGAAGAACTTGTTGTAACCGTGGGCGGCCATGGTCACGCCGAGCACCACACGCAGGATCAGCAGTCCGACACTGTAGGCAGTCATGGAGGTAAACCTAGAGCATCGCGCCGCGTGCTGGGCAGGCGCTCAGCCCACGTAGCCGATCACCGGCATGGTGTAGCTCAGTGCGCCGTTCTCCATCCAGTGCATCAGCGGCTGGTAGTCGCTGTTCGGTGGCTGGGGCATGTAGCCGCGGCTGGTGGCTCCCGCAACCGGCTCGTTGAACTGGCGCATCCGAATCACGTTGGCCCACAGGTAATCCTGAATCTGGGCCATGCTCGTGAGATCCTTCTCCTTCTTGAAGATCTTCAGGATCTTGTCTTTGTCGTCGCCACTGTCGATCAGACCTTCGACCAAGTCGTCGAAGTCGTCCTTGCTGATCGTGTAAAGGTTGTCGCCGGTGACGGTCTGCGCACTCAGGTACCCCTGTTCGGCCACGATGGCGACCTGCGTCTCCTTGAGCGCTTCCTGGGCGTTGGGCACGTAGCCCAGGTCGATCGAGCTCAGCTGGGAGTACGGGTTGATGACATAGAGGCCACCCCAGCGGTGGTGACCGTCGACGATGTAGAGCCCGTCGTCGGCGGTCAGGATCACGCTTTTGGCGAGCACGGTGCCGCCGGCCAGGTAGTCCTCGAGCAGGTCTGGGTCCTGCAGCGGATCCTCCAGCGCCTTGGTCGCATCGATCTCGTTCTGCGTCGGCAACAGACTGCTCACGGCTGCGGTGATCGGGGTGACCGCGATGGCCTGGTTGGGGATGCCTCGGGTCAGTCCACCGGTGGTGATCAAGGCCAAAAGCGGTGTGTTGCAGGTACTTGGGCACTGCTCGCCGGTGACGGGATCGGTCTTGAGGTAGGTGTTGAACAGGTTGACGAAGCCGTCCGGGTCCTCGTTGTACCGTGCCATCAGGATCTGCTGCAGCTGGTCGACGGCAACCATGTCGGGCAGCGGTACCCCGTCCGTCGTCATCCGTCCGGTGTTCTCGGCGCTGTTGAGGACCTTCGTCGCGGTGCCGGCCAGGCCGCCGTTGCGAATCCAGCTACCGAGGTAGGAGGCGACTTCGGCGTCGGTGGCCGCCCGGCCGAGGACGACCTGGAAGATCTCCTGGATCTTCACGGCGCGAAACGCGTTGGCCTTGATGAACTGGACGGCCACCACCTGCGTCGGCCGGCCGGACCGTAACTCCTGGACGTAAATGGCCGCTTGGCCGGCATCGGCCGGCTCGCCCAGCAGGCTCCGGTAGAGCAGCTGGACATAGGTGTCGGCGGTGCCGCCGCTCACCCGGTAGAACTCCCGGGTGCTGGCCACCTGGGCGACCACCAGCGGCTCGGGAACACCCATCCGCAGCTCCATGGTGCCCGCCGCCAATTCTCCTGCGGTGGGCGCTCTTCCGAGTAGTTCGAGGTAATAGCTGTTGACCTGTTGCTGACGAAAGGCCGTCGACGTGTAGAGGCGGTTCACCACGGCGGCTTGCCCCCTCGCGTCGAACACGGCGGTGTAGCGCGTCAACTGCTCGGCGGTGGGGTCGGCGCGCAGAATCTCGCGGAAGAGGCCGGTGACGATCTCGGTGGATGTGCTTGGATCGTCGTTTCCGGTGGGATTCCCGACGCCGGTGACCGGGCCGGGGAAGCCGGGAAAGCGTGGGCGTCGTCGGTCAGCAGTCGGCCGCGCCGAGGCCTGTACCTTGCGTGGACCCACCGTGGGACGACGCTCGCCGACAACCGACGCTTTAACGGCGCCCGCTTGCCGCGCCGAGTGCGACGCCGGCGCTGCCGAACCGCCGCCGTTGTCGGCTGAGGCGATCGCCGGCGCCGCCAGCATCGCTGCCCCCACACCGGCCGCGACCGCACCCGCTTGAAGCCAACGCACCACAGCCACATCCGCCATGGGCCCAGAATTATCATCCGGGGCAATTAGGTGTAGCCGCCGTCGACCGGGCTTCACGCGGTCGACGGCAAATGTTCAGACCGCCAGCGCCGCTCGCAACCGGTCAAGGTAGTCGTCGACGTCGACGTTGTCCGGGTCGGCGTGCACGCTGAGCGCGATGGTGTCCCCGAGGCCGTGCACTCCGTGAGTCAGGCTCATCATCGGCGAGAGCCCCGACCACCCGGCGGCCAGCAGTACCGGGCGGCCGCCGAAGGACAGATCGGCGGGCCCGCGGTTCACGCTGGACACCACGGTGTTGCCGGTGACCGTCGCCGACCGCGCGTCCGGGTCGAATTGCCGCACCCCCCAGCGCAACAGCGCCGCCGGGACAGCAGCGGACGCGGCGGCCGAAGCCCGCAGCGCCGGGTGCTCGCCGCGCAGACGTTGGGCGGCCAGCTCGGCGGCGATCAGCTCCACGCGCCGGGCGCGGTCGACCTCCGGGTGCAATCGGATCCCGACGTTGCGAAAGTTGTTGTGCCCGCCCGAGCCCTGTTGTCCGGCCATCGTCACCTCGGCCGCCAGAGCGCAGGTGTCCTCGCCACGCGCAGCGAGGTATCCGCCGAGCGCCTCGGCGATCAGCACCAACGCCCCGATGGTGACGGTGGGTTTGGTCAGCTCGCCGCGGTCCAGCACCAGCGTCCGCAGCACCGGCGTCGCGCGGGGCCGCTGATTGATGCTGAGCAGCGGAGCACCCGGCGTGGCCGGCGGCACCCGCCCGGCCTCGGTGTCGCGTACCAGTTGGCG contains the following coding sequences:
- a CDS encoding WS/DGAT domain-containing protein, with amino-acid sequence MTASRAMTAVDAQMFWMSAVVPSDQLVLYAFDGSPASPEAAVDELRRRAEACDELRMQVTDDSRWRYPRWCRGDVSADQFVLHDAGGVDWQGCLDAAARFRGDPLDLHRMTWRAHIFPRVQSVPGARGTGSVVVMQTGHAFADGTRGTLLGGALLGRQQPVPVPAPARRGFLPARGVAAARAYRQLVRDTEAGRVPPATPGAPLLSINQRPRATPVLRTLVLDRGELTKPTVTIGALVLIAEALGGYLAARGEDTCALAAEVTMAGQQGSGGHNNFRNVGIRLHPEVDRARRVELIAAELAAQRLRGEHPALRASAAASAAVPAALLRWGVRQFDPDARSATVTGNTVVSSVNRGPADLSFGGRPVLLAAGWSGLSPMMSLTHGVHGLGDTIALSVHADPDNVDVDDYLDRLRAALAV